From the genome of Chionomys nivalis chromosome 9, mChiNiv1.1, whole genome shotgun sequence:
ATGGTTAGGTGCTTGTAGGTCCTCACCAGATTCCTGGTAGAGATGCTGCTTGTTTccagaggagaaaactgaggtCCAGCTAGGGAAAGCGACCCAGAGAGTACGGGGCAGCATTAGAAGTCAACTCACTGGATAATAATGGcatataaacaaaagcagcatCGAGCAGGTGCCCTGTCCTCAGAGCCCCACGGGTGGGAATGAACTTTGACAATGGGAGCTGGGGTTCAAGTGCGAGGTGGCAGGACAGAGAGACAGTCACACTTGGTCTTTCTCCTAATCAGCATACTGGGAGATGAAGCCTCTAATTTACTCGCTCTTTGCTTTCCCACTCACACCTCCCACttctaataaagatttatttgggtTGGAGGGAGGGCTTCCTGGTTAAGACTGTTTGTGggtcttgtagaggacccagatttggatCCTGGCATCCACCCCATTACTCTAGTTCCTGTAGATCTGATGCCCCATGTCTTTCctctggcacatgcacacacaggtggcGCTGTTTCAGGAGGTTATGGGGCTTTTAAGTATGGGAGTTTTGCTAAAGGAAGTACATCAcaggaagtgggctttgagattcTGTAACTTCACCTCACTTGCCATTCGTTCTCTTTGATTCCCGCATGTTGATAGGCACGTGATCAGCCAGTTTCCTGTCCcagctgtctgctgccatgcctccccaccATCGCGGGCTTGCCCTCTGCGACCATAAGCCAAACCAGATTCTgcctgtaggttgcttttggtcatgggattttagcacagcaacagaacagtggcTAACACAAGGACTGTGTTGTTTGCATCGATAATGCTGTCATAGTCATGGGTGCTGTTGGATGCATCAGCCTTTGGAGCAGATTCACCACAGAAACAACATTTCTCAAATTCCTCCATGGAGCTGTAGCTAATCAAGTTCTTTCCAAATCTTCTGGCAGTGGCCACTGGAGCCTGTACCGATGCTGTGAGACTCTACAGTCCTCTTCATGGAGGTGGCACGGCAAGCCACCATGGCTGAACCAACACCACCTTACCATCTGCCAAACCATGCTGCCTCGGCCTCCACTTAATTCACCCCTGGTGGACCACTGAACCCGGAGCTAGAACGCaggtatttttagtttttatttccagTACAGAGAATGGAACCCATGACCTTGGGCCTGCTCAGCACACACTCTATTAGTGAGCTACACCCTCATCTCCTATGCTTTTATTGATAAGTCCACAATCCTACTTCAGGGCCTAATAATTAATGTAGCGAAAGTGATGAGTATACTTACCGCTAATACCCCGCTGGACGCTAGTCACACTCAAAATAAGTTTCTTCCAGAAAGAAGTCTGGGCATGTACGAGCCTTAATCGTTAGAGGGCTTGCCTACCAGGAAGGAAAGTCTGGACTCACCATGTAAAATGGAAGTggtacattcctgtaatcccagcgatcgggaggtggagtcaggaggatcagaaaatcaaggtcatccttgcttACGTAGGGAGTTTTAATGGCATCCTGTGCTAGAGAGcagcttgttctttgtttgttttgaaagtaCTAGACTTGCCGGGAGCCCATGAGTTTTCCATCTGCAGCGAATTACCTGAGTGGTGGACCTTGACTGCTGGTGTCTGATAGACCCATTGCTCACCAGCGGTGTGACTTTGGGCTTTCAAGTCTCCATGTGTGAGATGAGATCAAGTCCTTGCCAGACACTGAGGTGATGGGCCAATCCCTTTTGTATAAATGGTTAAGAgttagactctctgaatgtgggtgacagttgtatggccgGAGCAGACtgtgggccactggcagtgagatcaggatttattttactgtttgtgctggttttttggaacccattctctctggagggacaccttactcagcctagatataatggggagggccttggtcctgcttcaaagcaatgtgcttgaCTATGTTCTCTCCCCACAGGAAGCCCTactttctctgaggagtggatgggggtgaactgaggggaaggtggagggagtgggagggagtaGGAAGTGGAAATGGTATGTAAAGTgagaaaaaataagtttttttttcttttttaaataaaaaaataaactaaaaaaaaagttctttcaCAGGCCTGGAGGGGAGGGACCAGAGTGTAGATCACCTCCCTCTTGTGGTTGCAGAGCAAACTGCACATTGATGCCCGATGAGGGGGCATTTAGATCCTAGCTTCTAGAGACCTAGGGAAGAGTCTGGTTATGCCCCTTCATCACCTACATTTATATCATTGTTCCTCTAAATGGTCTCTCTACTTTTTGAAGGAGAAAAGAGTTACAGGCAAAAAAATATGTACACTGTCCTGTGTGTGACAggtgcatatgtgtttatgtgtgtgtgtggtggctacTGTCCCTCAGAGACTATCCACATTAATGTTAGAAAGTCTCTCAATAATGTAAAATTTGCCAAGAAGGTTAGGCTTGATGtgcagtgagttccagagatCTGTCTCGGCCTCTTtattgctgggattataaacgTGTGACCATGccaagctttgtgtgtgtgtgtgtgtgtgtgtacttatgtgtatatgtttatgtttgtatatgtgagtgtgagtgtctgtgtatgtttatgtgtgtatgtgtgttctggagAATAAGCTTCAGTTCGTGCAAGGCAACAGGTTTGCAAAGCAAGAACTTTACCTACAGAGCCGCCTTCCAGTCTTACCATCTTTTAGatttttgggggttttgttgtttttgttgtttctctgtgtagctctggctgtcctagaactcgttctgtagaccagactggcctcaaactcacagagatccgcctgctgccgcctccggagtgctgggattaaaggcgtgcgccaccaccgcccgtctgtCTTACCGTCTTTTTACTTCCCTATTACTCATAAAGTGTCCTTTATTTCTCTCCACAGCTTCTACGTTTGCTAGCCTCCCTTCTCTTTCAGCCTGAGGAACCCTTTAGGGCTTGCTTAGTAGTGTTCAGTTTATTgggttattttcattttctctgtttttcctgtGAAATCACTAACATGTACCTACTCGCCACAGACAGGGAAGCTGCGGCGACTGAAGTAAGGAGTTGGGAGGAGACGGCAGTAAACGTTTAGGCAGAGGGATTTAagtttgccaggtgtggtggcacacacctttccacccctcccagcacttgagaggcagaggcaggtggatctctgcgtgtCTGAGATTACACCAAGAGacctaatataaaacaaaagtccacttatgtgtgtgtggtgctcgGGTTAGAacaaggcctcatgcatgctgcCCAACATCCCACCCCTGAACTGCACCTCTAGCTCCTTCTTCCCCTCAAAGCACAGCTTCTCTGGATTCTGAGTTCTTGACTGATAGTCCTTTTCTCTCAGAACCCACAGTTTAGGTCTGTTAGTGAATGTCTCACTTAGCTCACCATGCTTCTCAACTCCAGGAGTTTGGGGTTCTTTCTCATTGATTCCTGTCATAGTGTTGATATCTTCTATTTAGAAGACATTGTTCTGATATTTTCCTGTAGTTTTTTCACAAGGTTTCTGTGGATTTGAATGAGAGTGATCCCCACAGGCTTATATAGCTAAATGATTGGGCCCTGATTAGTGgacctgtttgggaaggattaggaggtatggcttgttggaggaagtgtgtcattggaggtgaggctttgaggtttcaaaaacccatgccaggcccagtctctctgcctcctgaaaccTTTGAATCagttgtgagctctcagctactgcttcggATCCATGCTTGCCTGActcctgccatgcttcctgccatgatgatcaaggactcaccctctgaagctgtaagcaagcccccaattaaatgcttctttttataagttgtcttggccaTGATTTTtaatcacaacaatagaacagtgatcAAAATAGTTTCTTAGATGAgtgtttattgaatatatttaaaatagaaaatctaaGTTTTTGTGTTGTAAGTCCAACATCTGAGAGTCCTTGGGTACTTCTCAAATGTAGGAGCCATATTTTCTTGTTCCTTTGTGTGCCTCatacattttacaaatataacAATTattacgccgggcggtggtggcgcacgcctttaatcccagcacttgggaagcaggggcaggcgggtctctgtgagttcgagaccagcctggtctacaagagctagttccaggacaggctccaaaaccacagagaaaccctgtctcgaaaaacaaaacaaaacaaaacaaaaaaaacaattattatatTTTGCACATGTGAATGTTTTgtccgcatgtatgtctgtgcatcatgtgcacacaaagcTCACGGAGGCTAGAATGGGGTGCCAGAAGCTAtggtactagagttacagatggttgtgagtcacatgttggtgctgggaaccaaacctggatcctttagaagaacagtaagtgcttttaaccactgagccatttctccagctgctGCTTCATGTCTCTGTGCCTCatacttaaaaaatataatacaacCACTTTGCAAATTGGATTGTTCCTTCTCTccagagtttttgttgttgttgttgttgtggttagTGGTTGTTTTAGGTGTGTGCCTAATGACTGAACTAATCTTAATTCTGTAAGCTTCTCTTCTGTGTAGTGTGTGTCTATTCCTAGTTGTGCTAAGAGTGGCTCTCTTTTGCATACAGTGTTTTGACCCTTTGCTTGGCTAGGTTAAGATGAGCCCTGGGCCTGGGACACTTCCATGCTTTCATCCATGGTGGATTCTGCTCCATGCTGTGAGTTGTCTGCAGCAGCCTAAAGAGTTTCTTCCCTCTTCAGACTCTGCTCTCAGGTAAAACTGGATCCTTGGTTTTGCCAGAGAAAAGGATCCCAGCAGGAGCTTGTATGAAGTGAAATTGGAGTTTATTAAGAAGGAGATGCTTTGTATAGATTTACAGACGGGCGTTATGAGAGGGGAGGCATTCAGGAAAAGACTGAGGCATACTGAGCAATGGTGTGGGCTTCTCAAAGTCGAGCCAGGCTTCGTCTTCTTTATAATTGTCATATATGCAATTTTGGTAGATTCCGAAAGTTTTGTATTAAAATGGTTGCCAAGGAATTTAAATGAGGTGACAGGATGGCTCCTGAGATGCAGCAGACAAGATCATGGTGAATAAATAACTTCTTAGATCATAGGGATGCAAGAAGTTAGTGTATTTGTGTCTCCAtgtatagtatttttttgtgagTTTCTCAGAAAGTATCTGGGGAAGGAGTGAAGCTCTGCCTGAGGTCGTATGCACCCCGGCCTTAAGCATGGTTTATTGGTGGTCAAGCATTATCACCTGAATATATTCCTATAGAAAAGGCAGTTTGTCTCTATGTTATAGCAACCTACAGAGAAAATGCTATCCATACTGGAATTACTCTCAGCTGCTGAGAGGCTTCAACTAAACCCGAGTGAGGAGTAGCTTTTCCTTCTAATGACCCACAACGTCCCATCCTCATCTTTCTGTCTTGACTCAGTTACTGCATGACAAAGAGGCCACAGCATCCGTGCCTTGCATGGGGACTCTTCTGCTCTAGAGAATTCTTCTTCACTCTGCTTTAGTGTACTTGTCAATGGCTTCAGACATGCCCAGCTTTCAGATGTGCAGACTCCACTGGGGAGGGACAAGAGTCTGTGTGGCACAGAGGGTGATCCTGGTTAGTTGTTGGCACAGCAGGGTGATCCTGGTTAGTTGTTGGCACAGAGGGTGATCCTGGTTAGTTGTTGGCACAGCAGGGTGATCCTGGTTAGTTGTTGGCACAGCAGGGTGATCCTGGTTAGTTGTTGGCACAGAGGGTGATCCTGGTTAGTTGTTGGCACAGGAGGGTGATCCTAGTTAGTTGTTGGCACAGAGGGTGATCCTGGTTAGTTGTTGGCACAGCAGGGTGATCCTGGTTTGTTGCTGGCACAGCAGGGTGATCCTAGTTAGTTGTTGGCACAGCAGGGTGATCCTAGTTAGTTGCTGGCACAGCAGGGTGATCCTAGTTAGTTGTTGGCACGGCAGGGTGATCCTGGTTGTTGCTGGCACAGCAGGGTGATCCTAGTTAGTTGCTGGCACAGCAGGGTGATCCTGGTTTGTTGCTGGCACAGTAGGGTGATCCTGGTTAGTTTCTGACATTGGCTGCCGGTGtggtctctttcctcctctcccccatgTAAGCAAAGCATTTGTGACAAGTTATCCCGACCTTTTGCTTGGATGGGAAGCACCTATCTGATTAGTGAAGTGCACCTATACGAATGTCTGTGAGGGGTGTCCCAGAGACCACTAATACACTCATACCCATGGCATTCTGCCATAGGCTTAGAGCCCTCATTGGGTGATAAAGAGGGAATTCTGTTAGCACAGgccttctccctctctgcctcctgatcacTAGGTGGTGAGCTGCTCCACACAACCCTGTCCTTCCCACTGTGATGCAccgaaacctctgaaactgtgagtcaatATAATGACACTTACTGATTTGTTCAGACATTTGCCACAGTGACTAGAAACCATCGGCATTGTCCTAGCCAGCCCCTGAGTCTCCCGGGTGTCCCTTGAACATGTCATTAACAGCAAGCCTTGAGTATAAGTGTTTAAATTCTGCTCTTGAGTTGGGGACCACTATGTGCTGTCTGCTCAGCAGTCTGGCACAGTGAGCAGGGTTACCAAGGAAGCAAGTCATGGCATTGTCAAATGGTAGGTCCTTGCTCCAAGATGGGGTTAGCAGCAGGGAGTGGGTGATGGGCTGACTAAGGTGGTGGCTGTCCTTTGGCTTTGCAGAGATAAGGTGGTGAGCATAAGCTCTCGTCACTTCCTAGATTATGCCTGGAGCAGGCAGAGGGGCCTGTGCAGGGAACCCTCCCTGGTCTGGGTTGCTTGAGGTCCCCTAGGAAGACCTGTTTTCATGCATTGATGATGAGAATGAGACTTAAGTCATTTTCTGAGGGAGAGATTTGACACTAAAAGAGCAGATATGGTCAAAAGGCCAGAGAAGCCTCACACCACAGCCTGATTGGTGCTTGTGGGATAAAGGACTATTGTAGATACAAATGTCTTAGGTTGAATGGTGCTCTAAGGGATGGGGGCCAAGTGACCAGtggccttctttccctgttaAGACAGATGCTAGAGGAGGATGTAGACTTTGCTGTAGCTTTTGCAGATGCTTTCATGACAAGATTTTCTGGTCTCCCTACGAGACAATGGGAACTGGTGACACCAGGTAATTGGAGGCTAATTTGCTGACCCAAGGTGTTTTTCTGCCTGTGGAGCTTATGTGCATGTAGGTGGGGCCCTTTGGATGGTTTTGAGCGCTGGTGATTGCTGAATACATCACAGCATGGACACATTGGCTGCTTGTAGGGCATAACACCGCCAGCACCCGAGGGAACATTCCTGCTCATAGTTAAGGATTTGAGCCATAGGAGGAGGGGGTGTGACCCACTGCCTGCCAGCCAAGCCCCCGTGGGTTAGTCAGCAAAAGCTGTGCTGTGTAGCTGGAGGGAAACGAGATGCTTCCTTTGTTTATCCCGTACTTACTGAGGCAGGAATGTCACAAACAACCTTGCCACAGTGGAAAGGCCACTTTAGTTCAGCAGGCTTCCAAGGCACAAGGGCTGGTAGGGGGTTACAACAAACCCTTGGCACTCGATGAAACCCCACCAATACAAATGGATGGACTCAACAGAACTGTATCTCCAAAAGGAATTGGTACAGACAAGAGTGTCCCAGTCAGAAACTCTAGGGTTCAGGAGGCTCGACCATCAAATAGCCAGCTCACCAGGAGGGAGTGAACAACCAGATGTGGTCCAAGATTTGAGTATGTACCCTGACGTACTGATAGTTCTGCAGAACTAAAGGCCCATGGGGCCCGCTGGACCCAGGCAGTTCCCCATCATATGCATGCATGGCCTTCCGGAATCCCAAGAATGTGCTGACCATTTTCAAAGCCTACATCTTATTTCCCGGATTTTCCTTTGGAGATTTATCACAGGTGCGTCATTGTTTGTGTTCAACATTACCACCACCTCAGGCAGTGCTAAGCAAGACCCCCGAGTGTTTCTCAGCAAATGCACATCTGAGAAGTTGTGTATTTCTAGTCTGTGAACTCTGAGTCAGGCCAAATGAAGGCAAACTTAAAAGCTGACCCTGCAGGGACCCAGTGAGCAGGTCACATGTTGTCATTGCTCTGGGAAAGAGGCCTTGGAGTTGCTCTACCCCCTCCCTGGCTCTGGTGTCcactgactgctttttttttttttttaaaccaagactGTGGGcttttgattttctgatcttctAGAGACTCCTTTCTTGCATccattttttcagtattttataccCTCTCAACTTTCCTCTAAATTAAATTTTTCCCCTAAAAGAGATGACAACCCCCATTAGCCTTTGCCTTGCTATTCACAAGCAGTTAACACTCGGACCATGGTGCTCTTCATTCTGCTTGTTTTCCTTGACCTTCTGTTGCCGGAAGCACAGGGAAGAGGCCAGTATGACAATGTCCTTTAGCTTTCCAGGTGTCTTCTTCAGGGTCTCCCAAGCATCACCACACGGAGTGGCCCCCATTCAggccttctcttcctgctgtgaTCAGTTCACCTTCCCACATTCCTGGTTGCTTCCAACACCCAACCTGAGATATGAGCCAGAGACACATATGTCCTCACACACCTCTTTCATGCCCAGCTCTGCAGCACATCTATTATCTGCTGCTTTGCTCCTCGTGGGAACCTGTGTGTGAACATGGATGCCTGAGTGTTTATTCACACCACCTAAGCACAGCAGGGCAGCCACCCTAATCTCCATTCATCTGAACCCAGCCCTCTGCTCTTCAAGATCACTCAGACTTAGAATGAGTCTCTAGGGCATGGCCCTGACTGCCTAGGTAGTGCTCTTTCTAGCTTCTAAAGCCTCAAGTAATAGTGAAGAACTCAAGCCATTAGTGCAGATGAAAGAGCCATTTTATTTAGTGATAATAATGGGATTAATCATTCctgatgggaaaggaagagatcAGGTTCCTTGGGGAGGCGTATCTTTTTCCAGGACAGGGGCCCCCTTCTGTGAGCCATGGGACACTGGGCAAGAAGCAGTAGACTGAGCAGCCACAGTTCTTCTCTGTTGGGAGAAGAATTCGATCAGGAGGGAGACGTGAAGCCAGTGACTCTCACTGGTATTTTTCATCATCACACTGGCCTCTGAGGGATGGAAGTATGCTGAGACCCAAGGATAAGACCTCAGCCGTAAGGAGCCTGACTCTTGGTGCAGGTGTTGTCTTCAGACCTGTGTGAACTTGACTGTAGTGAGTCTGTATATGTTTGCACATATGTGTAAGTATAGTGGTGTGAGACTGCGTGCATTCGTATCACATATGTATCtggctcatgtgtgtgtgtgtacccatgatGCTGCATGTTTCTCTTTGCAGTTGTGTTGATGCGGCATCTGTGTCTCTCCACCTCTGTCAGCTTCTCTGTGGACCTTtgtatatatttctgtgtgtCACCGTGTGGATGCTTGTTTCTCTTTGGATATTGCTATAACTTGAATCTTAGACGTTCCTCTAAGGGCCCAGATGTTAGAGGTATGGTCCCCAGGGTGGTGATCCTGGGAGACACTGGAACCAGTGGGAGTGGGGTCTCTGGGGAGCAAGAGGCCTTTAGGTGACTAGAGCTTTCCCTCAGAGGGAATTGGAATTCTACTTCTTGATGCCTCTTGgctactgaatgaatgaatggtttcCTCCACTAAAACACACTGCCTTATCACAGTCCCAAAGCAATAGAACGATTGGTCATGAACTGGGTCTGCAAAACTGggagccaaaagaaaccctttcctctttaTAAGCTGATTATCTTTGTCTTTCATTAGAGAGATGGAAAGCTGACTAATACTGATGACATTGTCCCTAGGTCCTGCTTCCTTCTCGAAGGACAATGGCCTATCCTCCAGTACTGAGGAATGTGGAACAGTGCTCACCAGCTCAACGAAGGCAGATCCTCCCTTCCTGGGAGGCCTAGACTTTGATGACAAATTTTAGTCCATGGATCAGTAATTCTggacaacaaaaacaacacaaaagtcAGATTAGAGTCACGTTCTGGCTGTGAAGAAGTCCAGCAAGAGCTCTGGTCACCAGTCATGCTTACCATGCTCAGGTATGTGGGGAAGgctgagcctcctcctcctccagataGCCCAGCCAGTCTCAGGTCAGGCTTAGATGGGGAGGCAGGCTTTACCTCAACCTCATCTGGATCATTCATGGGAACAAAGACATCCCCAAAGAGAATGGGATGAAGTCAATGAGGTCTGGTTGTCCCCTGATGTTCAGGGACAAAACTCCTTGGGGAAACTGATGCTTCCTTAGAGTGGGAGAAGAAACAGCACTTACCAGCAATGTCGTGCACCATAGTGACGTCCAGATGGCTGAGAACTGCATTGACCAGAGGACACACCTGACCCAGGCCAGAGAGTGGAATTAGATACAAGACCTCCGGCAAGGAGAGTCTCAGAGAAGCAGCATGCCCAGGGTAGAATagattcagaaatattttctacAGCCTAGAAGAAGCCAACCAATGTGTTTGGAGGGGTGGACCACAGGACAGATGGACTGAGGGCTGGATTCACTTTTCACATATAGTTACTCAGTTTAGTTCACTCCAGGGTTCTCTTTCAGTCCGAGAAGCTCTAAGACCCACGACCCGGTCAGTCACTTTGATCCCTTACCTTGCCCTGCACCAGGTCAGGGAGGACTTTAGTCAATATCGCTGTGAGGCTGTCTAGAGAGCTTTGAaggggagtggatctggaagaGAAAGGCATGCATGTGACCTAGAGGCTTGGCGGTTGGTCTGGAGAAGTCCAGCAGCCACTACACACCCTCAGTCTTGGCACTGGGCAACTGAGACCAGATCTTGCACACTCATGTCCCTGGCAGATGTAATAGCAAGAATCCTAGATGAAGAGTTACACTCagccagacatgcacacataggtGAATGTAGAGTAAACACACATTTCAGGGATGTAGTAGGTGCATAACAAGACTGTGAAATACATGAATGTATGGGCAgatcttagttttttttcttacacACAAAATCCAATATATGTATTTATCAAATGTGAGCCATGTTGTGGACAGGTCCTATGTACTTTGCATGCCATGCCATGTGACAGGCAACTGAAGCAAGCAATCCAAACAGGTGTTACATCTAGATAGCGCGTAGGAGGATTCTGTCAATCATCTCAATGGAGTTGTGCACTACAAGTAAATAATATGAGACAAAATTGGAGAAATGCCAGTGAAGCTCACATCCCCTGTGATAGGTGGGACTGAAATTCAAACTATTTGTGGCCTAATCCATTATAAAATTGGCCACCCTATTATAAATATGATGGCATAATAAGCAGAATAATGTTCTCTAACACCatctaccttactttttgagcAACTCACAGCAGTGAAATTTACCTCTTTGTAATAACTAGATAACTTTAGATAGACTGTTGGTGAAGGTCCATGAAGTaggcaaaacagacaaaaagcatTCAGGTCGCTGATGTGTACAGCGCTGCTTTTTCATAGCACTAGAAATTGGCCATTCTGTCTAACAAGGGATAAGCGAGCATTATGTAGGCATTGGCTTACCCATCtgtccatgtctgtctgtctttcccttctctcgCCAAACACACATACGTCAGTCTAGCTACCCATCCTCCTCCTTGCGTACACATCTTTTTATCCGCTTACTCATCTGTCCTCCATTGTTCTGTGATTCCACCCTGCCATTTGTTTCTGGGTGGGAGAAGCTAGCTAGCTCTTTGGCCTCACCCATCGAGCAAGATGATCTGCAGGCTGCCAGGGGAGTGGGTGCAGTCACCAAGAACCAGGTGGATCCTCCCCTGATTGTTTTTCACGGCCAAGACTTCCGAGGTGATGTTCAGCTTCACAGCCAATTCCAAAAGACTTCCAACCAGGGGCCTGCCAGAAAAAGAGGAAGTAACCTTACTGGCACCCATCCCTTTTATGCACTTGGAAGGTTTCTTCTTGATAGCAGGGCCAGCCTCACCTTACCAATAGTTTTCATAGTTGTTCTTGTCTCCcaagaaggagaaagcaaggctcagagaggtcaagCTACATGGCTAAGTTTGCTCAACATAGCAGCAACTGTGCAAGGCTGGAGGCCTTGCAGTTCATATAGCCATCAGGCTCTCCCTTTGGGAGCCACCCCCTTCCCAGTCTCCTCGAGCCCTACTCACGTTTTCACTTTGACTATGAAGCCCAGAGGGATGGTGACATAGAGGCGATGGCCGTCAGGGCTCTGCACAAGGCCAAGTTCCAGCAGCTGGGGATCAGTGATTTTTAGGCTGTTCAACGGACAACATGAGAAGACAGAAATCAGTATCTCAGGTCTGAAATCTGGGAGCTGCTTTCATGCAGATTTACCCATCTTGGGG
Proteins encoded in this window:
- the LOC130881939 gene encoding BPI fold-containing family A member 1-like — encoded protein: MLLIGSLVVLCGLLAQSSAQLAGLPLPLGHGLPLPQDQGLPSDPTGHLAGSFTDALSGGLLSGGLLGTLENIPLLDIIKSGGGTSFGLVGGLLGKLTSSIPFLNNILDLKITDPQLLELGLVQSPDGHRLYVTIPLGFIVKVKTPLVGSLLELAVKLNITSEVLAVKNNQGRIHLVLGDCTHSPGSLQIILLDGSTPLQSSLDSLTAILTKVLPDLVQGKVCPLVNAVLSHLDVTMVHDIAELLIHGLKFVIKV